A segment of the Zingiber officinale cultivar Zhangliang chromosome 8B, Zo_v1.1, whole genome shotgun sequence genome:
GCTTTTGCCTTTGACTTGTATCTGCTTATTATCTCCAAGTCTTACTAGCATCTTCTGTGATTCATCAAGCTCTTTAAATAAATGACTTATTGTCAGTCATGTGATTTGAACATCCACTATCCAAAAATCAAATATCGTTTTGAACTTCGTTAGAATGAGAATGAACCATAAATAACTTACTTTCCTCGTTTTCTTCTTTCATATAGTTTGCTTGTAAGCCATTTATGCAATTTGTCTTTATATGCCCAAATCTTTTGTAGCCATAACACTGAATGGAATTTTTATTCCATTTTTGATCCCCATTAAATTGCTTTTCTTGTCCATTAAAATGGTTTCTTCCTCTACCACGTCCTCTACCGCGAAAACGTCCTCTTCCACGACCTATGCCAGCGAAGTCTTTTTTTTTCCTATCTCCCCTTTCACTTGAGAAGCCTGAAATGTCTTTTCTTCATTCTTCTCAGCGGATTTATTTCGCCTTGCCTCATGAGCTTGTAAAGAACCCATTAGTTcatcaaaagataaaattgaaaGGTCTTTTGCCTCCTCGATCACAATTACTATGTAATCATATTTAGGAGTCAAACTTCGTAAAACTTTCGAAACAATAATTACATCAGTGATCTTTTTTCCATAAGATCTTATTTGACTGATAATCGAAATTACTCTAGATAAAAAATCTTATAAGTTTCATTACCCTTCATAATCATGACCTCAAACTAACTTCTGAGAGTCTGGAGTTTCACTGCTATCACCTTGGAGGAGACTTGGAATTCTTTTTGCAATATTTCCCATGCTTCTTTAGAAAATGAGGCAGTTGGAATTCTTGAGAAAATCATCTCATGTACTGTTTGTTGAAAAATGAGCAGTGCCTTCGAATCTTTCTTTCTATTCTCCTTCAATTGACTTTCATCGGCATCCTCATCGTCAAAGCCTTTCTTTACTAAATCCCAAAGATCTTGAGATCTAAATAGAGTCTTCATTTTGATACTCTAAAATTCGTAGCATTCTTCTTTGAAAATGAGGATGAGAGGTTCAAAAACTTCGTTGATTGCCATTGTGAGTAAACTAGGACACGTCAAACtcggcgctctgataccactgctaGGGAAAATTGGGAGGATAAGAGAATAAGGTGGATAAGTGGAACATAATAATCTTTCACACTtctattaaattataaaatatgtATTCTATTTATAAGCAACCTACATAACTCATTACAACTCACTAACTCCACAATTCACCCTACAAACTTAACTACTCTATCCCACTGCTATCACTACTACCACTCATTATTACCTCATCAATCCACTAactcaattattaattttaaatcatttatCAACACATCTGACCATCTATTTGTTGGTAGCATGTTCTGCAATACGGTAAACCGCAAGAGCGATCGGCTATAATCAACAAGTTTGCTGGACATATAGTTAAGATGAGCCAGCAAGAATATTGTCGTTGAGAAGTGTCTGACTTATGGCATCCCCGAGGAACGTCAAATCTTGATAGATGAGCTTCTTGGTACCACCGACGAAAATGAACCACTTCAGGTGGGTACTCAGGCTGCCTTCTCGAAGTAAACTGCTAAGAATATAATAAACTCTGTTGCAATCTCATCTTTGCAGGCTATGATGAAGAATCAGTTTGGTAATTACGTTGTACAAAAGGTTCTAGAGGCGTGCGACGATAAAAATTGTGAACTTATACTTCAACGTATCAAAGTTCACCTGAATGCTCTGAAGAGATATACATACGGCAAGCACATTGTTGCCCGAGTTGAGCCCGTTCAGCCACCTCACTTGGTCTCTCTATTCGTTTGGCCGCTCACGTCACTTGCTTAGCCTCTAGTTTGCTCGGCAGCTAACTCGCTGGCCTTTCTGCCCGGACAGCTAGTTTACTTGGCCTCTTTGCCCAAATGATCTCTAGCCCGCTCATCTTTTCTACCCAGATGACCTCCAATTCACTTGGCAGCTAACTCGCTCGCTCGGCAGCTCTCTTTGATCGGCCTGACTGCTAGGTCAGTCTAATTGTCCAACCGCTCAGCTTGCTCGGCCCAGTCAAACTCTCCGTTTGCCCGGCTGTACTATCTGGTTGACACTCGGACGCTCGATCATAGCCACTTGAGCTAGGCTACTCAGACTTTGCTGTGCAGACATTCTACTTGCTCAACCACTCCGCGAACAGCAATTGACAAAAATCAACCCCTACTGATAATATGATATTATCAGCTCAACTAATCtcgacagataaattaaatttaatttcatataatttaaattcgaCTAAATCCCAAATATCTCCAGCAATAGATTAATTATGCAGTCCATCCATGTAAGGATATTTAGCATGCCGACCATCGAAGAATATAGAGAATACAATCTTCCAACTAACagatgaaatgaaaaaaaaaaagagttgttcAATTTGAATGATCAAAGTTTAAATTACGCCAATTTACTATAGGCGTTAAAAAAAAGATACACACACATAGAATCATCAGCATAATGGTTGTTTATTAGCCTTCTTTTGTAGGATGTATAGCTTTGTGTCAATGACGCATGTTATCAATAAATTATTCTCTTTTCCATTTGAGTTAAAAGATCTGTATAGATATAGTGTCAGTATAGGGTATCCTGCAAGTATAGTGTCAGTATAGGGTATCCTGCATAAGTGAACctattcaaataataataataataataatcagaaGTTGACAAAGTAATCTACTGCTACTATGTGCTTACTCTCTTCAGGTGGAACCCGACCAACAATTTTGCAAGAACTTATACATTTTGTAAAATGGTGGAACAAAGAAGACTAGAAGAGAGTAAGTTATGCTTATTTCTCCCACTTTTTTCAGAACACATTCCTTTTGAACGGCAATATTGGATCTTGATCGAAAGCTTGGTCAAGATTTTGGGTCAACAGCAGTTCAGTTCAAGTGCCATCACCTCCAGAATTTTCAGAATCATCTATATCATCAAAGCCCTCAGCCATCTTCCGTAAGTGATTCTGGGTTTGTCTCTCGACACCCACGAAGTACAAGCCTAGAGCAACAATTTGTCAAAACCACAACTTCAGCTAAGCTACATTACAACACTACAGCAAATGGTGACACGCAGTCCAAGAAAGTAAGTTGCTAAAAGAAGGCTATGCAAAAATCTTGTGGTCATGGCGCACAAGTCCACACCAAAATTATTCGCTGGGTTATGCCAATGACGAACTTTGAAAAAATCATTGAAGAAATAAACAATTAGCTTTAAAAGATGATTTTATGGAAGCCAGACACATAAGAAAGACAAAGCATACAAGCAAGATATTCAAAAAGATCTATAGATTTACTACCAAGGAGAAAACATCTAAGATTAAGACAAAAGAATCTTCCAATTAAAATGTTACAAGAATCATACTCTAAATTCACAGGCTAACCAccaaaaattaagaaatattgatttatttgagtgaAATGAGCAACAAAGAAAATAAGTTGGCTCAAGCAGCCGTGGTTCTTGTAGCAAACTTAATTCTTTCAAATGCTAGTGCAATTCTCATAACCAACCAGCATATATTCATTCACTCGTGGTGGTATGAGCAAATTAGAATACATAAGGTCATGTGGTTCAATTGATAGTGGCAAGCATtatataaaatctaattttttagTTGATTTAAAGCATGCATTGAAATCTCATAGCCGATACAGTCAAAATCATGTCATTCTAATAAATTATCAAACCTTGACGCATTATGTTcaactattttttctttttttgccttgtttctctaaaattaaaattcaattaactatATCTTGACataaatttaagtaaaaaaaatagattaatttttaattgatataCTCTTAATAAAAGTAGAAAATATAAGTGTTAGACAATTAAATGAGTACAACCCATTTAAATTCATCACAACATGCTTTAACACATAGTACAATTCCAAGTTAAATTAGGCAAAGGAGGGATCTATAGTTTGGGTAATGATATACCACAAGTCCAAAGCAAGAGCATATATCAGGATATTGCAGCTTGCCAATCTTGCAATGgcataaatttctataaatatagcCATGAAAGAACACAAAGGGAAGAGCAATGAAGTAGCTTTATTGATATATTATTGTCACTTTTGTCACTCTTGATATACTACTATCAACCAACATACAATCTGATTCAAAACTGTAATAGTACTTGACTAATAAATAGGTAGGAAAAAAAGACCGGAATTTGGTAGCAACTAGTCTTTCTACACATGCTGCTAGTTGAAAGTTCCTATTTTGAACTACAGTTAGCTTTTGTTTTAGcatttttcaaaataaagaacAGGTAACTTACTGATGGCACTTCCGATAGCACACAACCAAAGTATCCTCTGCGACCATTTTTCCCCCACAATCCCTCTTGAGCCAGACATCCCACACCAAGAAAGAGCGACCTTCACACTTGGATCTAAACCCTAACAAGTAAAATAAATCTCCACCATGAACTGCATAACTAAGGTAAATAATAAGGAACAAAAGAATTGAGTTGACAAGAGGTGAAATGACCAAAAGGTCGAAATAAAATACTACATCAAAATTACAATGGATTAAAATCCTCGCCTCACCCTGCAAGGAGAAACTTGCCTTCAGACGAATGGGAAAGCTTTAAAAAAACTACTGATTTTGATGTATCAAACTTTAGCCCCTTCACTGCAGCTGATGAGTGCTCTCGCCATGCTAGTTACAAGTTTACAATTGAAATTTCATGGCTTGTAAGTCTTGATTAGGTACTAGAGCATTTTACAGATCACACATCTTAAGCCATAAATAACAAATCCATGATCAACAccaattcataaaaaattaaccataaattttaaatagtaaaaggtgcataaaatggaaatttaaggTTAGAACAATGTCAGGATTAGGATTTCAAGTGGATGTTAGTGACGAAGTCGGGAAGCCAGCCAAAGATACTAAGGCAGATAAGGGCTATGACTCATTGCCAGATTCACTAGGATTTGGAGGAAAAGGTACCAAAAGGAGTTCAACTAGTAGGTTCATTGACCGTGTTTGTGGAGCTAAAGCGGAGCAGGTGGGGAGGGGAGGTTGGGAGGCTCATAGTGTCAAAGAGAGGTTGTGGCTGTTACCTTATAGTGAAACCCGATTCTCATTTTTATGTGGTGGGCCGGACCAAATACTAATAAAATGCAGTCTCTTGAGTTTGAACTAACATCATTTGTTAACAAGTTATTGCTAttgaattttattaagcattattCAATTTCGGAGCAACATTCATTGAAAGCTGGCACAAGTATCATTACAAACGAATAATGTATAACAATTCCACTATGCAATGAAGTCAACAAGCATATTCGTGGGCAAATAATGTATAACAATTTCATTATGCAATGAAGTCTACATGCATATTCACGGGCAAATAATGTATAACAATTCCATTATGCAATGAAGTCTACAAGCATACTCATGGCAAAAACATTGGCTTGATGCAAAAAGATCATTTTTGCGAGTTATGAAAATCATTCCAAACTAAAAATAGGTCTAAAACTAGAGCAAAATATTTCAATCTTTCTTCGTAGTGCCTTCGACGCagaggaaaaaaaattatttcacgaGGAGACGATGCCTATTTTGCACAATTTTTGAACTTAGTGGGCATTTTCATACATCGATAACTGCCTCTAAGCCTTCAAATTATGCTTCACAATTGAAAAAGTGGAATTTTGAAAACTACAAATCGGAGAACAAGACATGATTGGTAGGATTAAGATAAAATCTGGAACGAAACAAGTGAATCTGGAATGAAACAAGTGAAACTTGATGCCGAAATTAAATATTGTGAGCAAAGATTTGAGTAAGAGAGGGATCAAACCTCTTAAAGCAGGGTTAATTGTTGTAGGAGAGGATTGATAAGTTGATAGCCGCCGGGATCTCGGGTTCTTATTTGCTTCTCAAGGTGTTCGGCTAATGGCTGTAAAACCCTTGAAATTAATGGGCCGAGCTGTTTCGGCTACTTGGAACTAAATCGGCCCGAGTATGTAAATAAATTAGCCAGATATAGattttaaatgaactatttattTGAGAGAGACTAGGGAAAGAGAAAGAGCAATATTAGGAGCCAGGATttgataatatgatataatttggttcaattaaacatataatttaaaaatgacaCATTTAAATGTCTAAATAAATGGTATAAATTTACATGTTCATTAAGtatattaattataaaaattaacattttttatattattttaaaacttgagcgtttaattaattttaatcacaTAAAACATTTTAGTAATTAACGTTATATTAGTGTTTGATTCTGTAAATGTGACtctttaaagtaaatttttaaaaatacataatagtaaaaattaaatcatatgttagttaaaaaatattttattttttaagcaTAACAATACTATTGATCGagggatttttaaaaataagtttaaatatgcttgatagataaataaataaatggaaTATAATTATGTTACTGTCATGGGATATTTATACTATTGATTGGGCTCGATAAAATATTCAAGCTTGCCTTGAATTTgttatgattaaaaaaataaatttaaatatatttgataaataaataaataaataaataaataaatttgaatataatTAAGTTTGACTTATTTCGTTTGTATCTCTAAAAACATAAGACATAAGATATTGCTACAGGATTTTTATGATAATTCAAACTATGTACatgtaatttttatatatttaaattacatatcttgtttttaaaattattattgattttttaaaatacgcATCCGCCCTCAAACTAAATttgaaggcaaaaaaaaaaaattgtgaaaaaatttataaagaaaacCTCGGGGAATTTCGCAGTTGACTGACCGTGATTTCATGGTCAGAATCGCGGTCAGATGGCTACTCGACCAAGTGACCGCTTCATCAAATGGCTGCTCAATCGAGGCCGAACGACTAAAGCTGGTCGAAATCGCAGCCGTTCAGTAAATTGCCCGGATGTCTTAAATGCGAGCCGACGGACCGTTACGATATCAAAAACGAATCAGGGCAGCATAGTAATTACAGGTAGGATCAGAGCCCAGACTGCACCATTGTCGTCGACCAATCCTACTCGTCCGCTCAAAGTTATTTGCTACTTGCCCTTTTTCTCCCACTCCGCTTTCTTTTTCCTCCAAAGTTTTGCCTCTCTCACACATCACTGCCTCGGTAGCTCAACTTGACACcgcctttcttctcccttgcctCCGATCACTCTGTAGAGTGTCAGATCGGTGACTGTTGTTACACAAAATCAGCGGGTAATCCTGTGCTGATGCTGATTCAAGTTCCCTTTTCGATTATTGTTTGTAGTTATTTTTATCACTTTCTTTGTTGATTCGTGTTCTTTGAGTTTGATTACTAGGGCGATGTCTTCGTCCCGGAGAGGGCCGCCTCCGCAGCAGATGCCTTCGCAGCAACAACAGCCGCTGCAGCGGCGGATACTGCGGACGCAAACTACCGGTAATCTCGGGGAGGCCATCTTTGATAGCGAGCTCGTGCCGTCTTCGCTCGTTGATATCGCGCCCATCCTCCGAGTCGCTAACGAGGTCGAGCAGGAAGATCGTCGTGTCGCTTATCTTTGTGAGTCTCTCCAATTTGCACTACTCTTTCTGTTCGAAATCGTTCATTTTCGTAGGTCTTAGTCGATCCCGTCTCAAGCCATAGCTTCTTTGATACTTAAATAACATCGGCTTGAGGTTTTGCTTTGATTGTGTGAGTTCGTGCTTGCTGCAAGTTTCTTGGATGTTTTACTAAGCTATTCTCGTTATTCTTTTTTAGGGAAGCAGTGTCTATATTTGTTCGTATCTCAGAAAGCCAATTTACTTGTTTCTGGAATATATAAACTATATCACCTTGCATATCAAGCTTCTTGGATGGGTTGCTAAGCTATTCTTGTTGGGGAAGCAGTGTATATATTTGTTCATAGTTTAGAAGGTCAATTTACTTGTTTCTGGAGTATTAGTACTTATAATGCATCAAAAATTTGAAAGCACCTTGTATAGCTTTGGTACCAATTTCTAAGGGGAATACAAGTTGATCTATGCAATTCAGTCTAACCTTCATCACTCATCAGAACCTAAATAACTAAGTAGACACTGGAAAGATGCACAAAAAATCTATATGAAACCCAAGATGGTTGGAAAGCCATGGGTTAGAAGGAAGACaaagatttttttcaaaaaaaaaaaaatcaggaagACAAGATCAATAATAAGGAAGAGAGTAGAAGATAGTCGTAGCCAACAAATTGCACCCAGACTTTTCTCCCGTAACAATGAATTTCTGTTAATCTAATGCTGTTAGCGGGCTCTATTAGTTCGGTTtgcaaaaatcataatttcacatGCCTTATAAGGGAAGatcttgttggggttgcaagattgcaaacaaaGTTCACATTGAAAACATTTGAGAAAGATCATGAGCTTATAAGGGAaatatatcttcattggtatgagaccttttgcgTAAAGCCAAAAAAAAAACCACGAGAGCTTAGAactaaagtagacaatatcatacaattatgGAGATGTCTAAATTcctttggtcctaacaattggtattagaactCGGATTGCTAGAAGATTTAATTgtcgtggctaggcaaggaaggcCTAGTAAGTGGACTGaggggcaaggaagtcctagtaggttggtggaaccgagaggcaggaagacctggtgggtcgaggattggaCGTCAAACGGATAGGTTTTCCGCTTTAGGGGGcatgtggtccttcgtttgagggaggattgttggggttggttgcaaacaaagtcccacattgaaaacacatgggaaagttGATGGGCTTATAAGGGGAAAATATCTCcatggtatgagaccttttgggtaaagCCAAAAACAAAACTAcgagggcttaggtccaaagtggacagtattataccattgtggagatcaAAATTCCTTCGGTCCTAACATATCTTGCATCACCACATAACCTAAGACTGCATTTCATAGGAACGGAAGAAATTGGGGAACAAAGAAATATTACCAGGGATAgaagatagaaagaagaaaaatatattagagCTACTCTTCCATGTTCCTGAGGAGATAGAATCACATAAAACATTCTCTTATCATTTCATTTCAGGGAAAGAAAGAGGGAAAAATTATTCTAGTAATTTTGTTtcacaaaatatatgaaaatGAATAATAGTATTGAAGTAAATATTAGcaattacttttttattttaattttatcaagcaATCAACCTTAGTTGCATAAGTTTTCCACTTGATTTAGATGGAAGCCAAATGGGAGAGAGAAAaattctcttcctctttttcatCCCAAAGACACTGGAAAATTCTTTCCCTGCCCCTGCTTTCCTAGTTCTCTCCCTAGGTATTTCCACCATTGAAAATGTGTCCGAAAGGGCAACTGAACCACTATTAAACATCAAGTGTGCACATGATCAGTGTCCTGGAGGGCGTCAATGATTTTCCTGACTTGGTAGGTTTTGACATGAGACAATTTTTTGTCATTCCATCAACTTTCCTTGACCCATCTAGTCTGTTCCACCTTAAATGTCGAAAAAATAGCTGACTGATCTTGACATAACATGGTCTTCACAACACTAGTAGGTTATAAAGCATAGAGGATGAATCTGAAGCCACAATTTCTCTTCAATTCAGCTAACATGGCAAACCTTAAAGTCAGCTAGCAAGTAGGTTTGCTCTCTAATGCCCCAGCCATAGTTTGACATAGACTTCAACTCCGTACTCAAGAAGGTCAATCATTGTGATTCTTCATCTTCTAACTATGTTTGGCAAATTTTAATCACACTTAACAAGGTTAGCATTGTCGATTATCAACAACAAAAACAATAGTGTTTGAAGTTTAGTTCATCAGACCTTTAATTGTGCTCATACTGGAAGTGCCTTTTGACTTGATGGAAACAATTCCATTCTAGTTTGTAAATAATGAAAATCTAGGAAAATGGAAGAGAAAAGGGGAGAAGTTATTGAAAAGAGATACTTCTCTGTAATTGATAAGATAGAGTTGATGTTTGATCTGTGACTTCTAGGGTATACCTTAATTGGGATATGGCAGGAAATCAAGGTTTTAAAAAATGTATGCCAGAAATGTGATGCATTGTAGTGCTTTTAAGATCAAAGTCTTGAAATTCTTTTTCATATTAGGGAAAATGCATTCTGTTTCAACCATATACTAGAAACATAGAAAAGTTATAAGCATTATAGCCCGATAAAGGTTATTTATTAATAATCGAATCAGAAATATTGTAAACCATCTGTCTTTTTCTTTGACATTTGGTACTGCTAAAAAGGACATTAGGTGGTAGCCCTTGGGCATTGCACTACTGTTTGAGAACTTGAAGCTCAC
Coding sequences within it:
- the LOC122017201 gene encoding uncharacterized protein LOC122017201 — translated: MSGSRGIVGEKWSQRILWLCAIGSAISLYFVGVERQTQNHLRKMAEGFDDIDDSENSGGDGT